The segment TCTCCCTGCACCTCCTCCATTGTTAGTCAACATCTTCTTTAAGTGTGGCGATTAGGTACAGCCTCACACGCCTGCAGTGGGGCTGCTTTCCATGCGGGGGTGCTGCTTGCCTTACACCCAACGTCCCGCTtacaccagccctgctctgccgGGCTGGCTGGCACCCACATTCCTCTGTGGAAAATCTTTCTATGTGGCCTCACGTGATTTTCATATGCCTGGTTTGTCTGGTAGTGCAGTCACACGGATGATCTCTGTGGCGGGTGTTGCTCAGGGAGGGGAGGTTGCCAGGAAGGTAGCCATGGTGCAAAGTGAATACTGCACCAtgccttggctgtgctggactCCAGTGTGCTCTCACCCCACAGGAAGGCCATCGAGGGGCTGGTGGCCCTCAGTGAGGACGGCTGCTCCCCCATTTCCATTCAGCAAATGGCATATGGTGAGTCCTTTGCAGAGCAGAGCGCCCTGTTCATGGGGCAGGGGATGAGTCTGGGCGGGGAGGTGCGCAGGGTGACCCTTGGGAGGTTCAAAGCTTAACAGTatccctgtcctggcagtggCTGGCGTGGGCTTTGGTCTCATGAGTGGCGCCTTCTCCATGATCAATCTTCTGGCAGATGCATTAGGGCCTGGCACTGTGGGCATCCATGGGGATTCACAGCTGTATTTCCTGACCTCAGGTGAGTAACTGGCACCCTTCACTCACATCTCTGCCCCaccacagaggcagcagctgaggcgTTGGGAGTTTTCCATCTTCATTGTCTTGTCCATGCTGCACTCTCACCCACCTGAGTCCCTTATAGTCACCTGTCACGTATCTCTGTGACGAACCCTTCTTGCTGTTCCCTGTGACCCTCCCTGCTCTTCTTTCCTTGTCTCCCACACTCAAAGTCtgacccagcagctcccagtccaGCCAAGCTGTTTCTCTACCCCACTTTTACTGAGTCatctccatcccttccccaaGCCTGCCGGCCAGGTCAGGTGGGTGATTCCCTAATGACacctctgcttctccctgcagCTTTTATGACCATGGTGCTGATTTTCCTTCACACCTTCTGGGGGATCCTCTTCTTTCATGGCTGCGAGCACCGGCGCTGGTGGGAGATCGCAGCAGTCATTATCATGCATCTCACTGTTTCGGGGTTGGTGAGTAACTGGGAGtagggctctgtgctggaacCTGTATTCAGAGTAAtggtccctgtgctgggagggaatAGCCTTTGGCACTAGCAAAGGAGCTGGCCCTTCACAAACCAAATCCTGGGGCTGGTGCCGCCTGTCTCACTCCACACTGCCAcacatcctgtccctgtcctctcctgCGTGCTCACCATTCTCTTCTCATGTCTCTCTCCACAGTCGTTTTGCAACCCCCTGTACGTGGGCAGCCTGGTGCCCTCCTATCTGCTGATGGCTGCTGCCGCTGCCTGGGCTTACGTGCTCTCGGGGGGATCTGCGCAGAACCTGCGGCGCTTCCTGCTCTGTAAGTGCTGCTCCAGAAAGGGGAAGGGGGCACTTGGGGTCTCATGGTGCTGGGATGGTGAGAGGTTGTCCCAATGGCTTGAACAAAGGCATCATCCCCTTGTCTCTCAGATCAGAGGAGCAGGTAGTTTTTGAGGCCATGGTCAGGTTGTTACCTCTCCTGAGAGAAGTGGGGTAGAGTTTGGTGAAAACTCACTGTTTCTCTTCTTGGTTTCTGCAGGTTTACGGAGCGGAGCCAGCCCCCAACCAGGATCCTGAGGCCCTGCAGGATGTTCCGGTCCCCAgccacccctcccctcccctcctaTCCTGGCGGCAGGATCGGCCATCACCTTCTTTGCAATATCTTTTCTCCTGGACTGGGGGATCCTGGCCAGCCCTGGTGGGGCAGGCACTGGGGTCCAGCTGTGGCAGCCAGCCGACTGGTGTGGCTGAGACTGGCTCACTCCAGCGCCCCTTTGGAAGTCCCCATAAAACACCTCAGTTTTGGGGGACCTGACTTTGCTGgccctgctgtgagctcagccccAGTTAGCCTGCCTGTGACTGCCGGAGGCTTGAGCCCAAAGAAACCCATCGCTTCTCCCCCCGCTGCCACAGATGTGCTGTCCCccgtgccagggcagggggccTGCATTGCCTCCTCGCTGCAGGGTGGAGGAAGGGGCTTTGcaaactgctgctgtgccctgggtcaTGGCTGACTGCTGTAGTGCTCCTTTCTCCACCTCTCTGCCcagtcctgctgccccaggagccaCAGTCCtagcagggctgagctggagtCCTGGTGCAGCAGGATGGTGCTGGGGGACCCATGGGTACTGACAGTATGCAGgatgggaggagagggaaaaagacaGTATCCAAAGGACCCAGTGGGCATGGAGGGTGGTGGAGGGCTTGGGAGGAGATGCAATGCCACAGCTGTTGCCGGCACAGATTTGGGAGGGGGTTCAAGGGACCATTCCAATGGATCATTGCCCTCTCCTGTTCTTGGGGATTTTCAGGCGGGTACCAGCCCTGGTTCtgtgccacagggctgggagggagaaaCTGCCATTGGGCTGAAAAGGCAGTTTTATCCACAGTGGGCTTTTATACCAATAAAATTAAGTACCACAGACAAGAGGTGTTGTGTGCAGCACTGTGCTCGTGGTCAGGATGCAAACAGTGGTAATAATGGCTCATGTTGGTGTGACTGGAGGGGGATGGTCTGGCAGTTGCAGACCCCATTTGCCTACAGGCCttgctcctgctctgtcctttcTAACAGTGGCTGAGCTCTAATTTTACAGATTTGGGGTGGAGGCAGCTGGGGGCTAGAAATGGGCAGgttcctctcctctctgacAGGGCCAGTTTCTTTTGATTTTGCCATGGTCATAAAGCTCCCTGGGACTTGCGCCAGCTCCACAGGAGCCACCATGAAAGGTGTGAGGTAGCCACAGATCTGGGGTTGTTCTGGCTAATCTAGCTCTGATAAAGCCAGAGGTGAGCTGAGTGGGGGCTGGCCAGCAAGCAAGCGATGGTTCTGCCACTTCCAGTTCTGCCTTTCTTCAGCCTTACCAAGCCACAGCTATGTTTTTCCAATGCTTTGCACAAATAAGAGGAGGAAGAAGTCCCAGAGTGatggagggcagggctgggctgtagAAGAAGCTTTGTGCTGCTTACTCTGGATCTCTGCCCGGTGCAGAGATCCTGATGCTGTCTTTACTGGTTGggaaggggtccctgcccacccctctCCAGTGTGGTTCTAGCTGCACCAAGGTGCTctttcctgccccacagcttcccacaaaggcagcagagacagctgGTACCATGGGaggattttactttttttttttaataatttttactctttttataACAAAAATATCTATTAGGGCCAAATGCTATCCCCAAGACAAACAGTCCATGTGAGCAGCCCGTGAAGACAATGCATGCTGGAGCACTGGTCTTCTTGACCTCCAGTGGGAGTGAGGGGAGGTGGAGTGGCAGGCACAGCCAGTGGGACTGGGACTGCCACAGAGGTGTGGAGTTTACGCGGTGTTCTCAGTGCTGGCTGCCGTGTAGATGACCTTGGATTTGGTCGGCGAGTCCAGCCTggtggggaaagaaagagggggGGTACTGTTAGACCAGGCAGGGGGTCTTGTTGCCTGAAACCACCATTAAACCTATCCTCATGCCCTGGACCCATCCTGCCCCCAGACACTGTCCTGCTGTGTCTCCCCCTTCCTCACCGTGTGTTCTGGCTGCGGTGCTTGTAGATGTACAGCAGGAAAGCCAATGCTGTGACAGCAAAGAGCACCCCGAAGAGCACGGCCAGCACATCTCCTGCAAGCCAAGCACACGCATGTTAATCTTGGGGTGGTCCCCTTGGACTATTGGCTGAgtaaaaggaagcaaagaacAGGCTGGTAgcccagggacagaggggacaaaaAGGACCAGCTTTGGCTGAGCACACTTACCTGCATGAAATGAGCTGGAGTGTCCTTCtaaaaaaggagacaaagaTCAGAGGATGAGAATCAGCAGCATGGATGCTAGAGCAGCCCTACAAACCCAGTGTGTCTGCTCATCCTGCAACTCAGTACATGGCTTGCACAGGACCCCAATTCCCAGACAACCCCTGCCCAACTTcccctaatttttttccagctgttcacCTACCTGCTGTTGCTGAATCATCAGTACCTGTAAAGAGAGACAACACAGTCAGGAGGTTGCCTTAGAGGTATTTGGGGAGGGAAGTCTCAAGACTGCCGGCCTTTGCGCTTCCGAAGTAGGGCTGCCCACAAGATGCCCCATCACCCATGAGCAGGCAAGAGCTCCCTGCCACAtccccagcagctcacagcatATTGCTGCAGGAAGCCTGGCCCTGACACCCTGCCAGAAACGTgagaaaaggggagagaaaaggatCCCTGAACCACAGCCCACACCTGAGCCTTGCTGACCCAGCCAGAAACTCCCCCCACTGTTGTTGCCACAGCCTAGGAAGCAGGCAGggtgctgagcactgcagcaCCACATCACTGCACCAGACCCCATGGGAGACCCCAGAGAGGCACCTGGGAtcagcccagcaggcagcagccctggggcagttGCCTGCAGTGAGATGGTCAGCAGCTCCCAAGGAGGAGGCAGCCACACTTTGCAAGTAGGGCACCTGGCATGGGAATGactgggagggagctgtgctgggcaaaTGTTTGCCCAGGATAAAAGCATGGCTTATAAAGAACTGCATTATCATCTGTACATGGTTCAGGTATGGTGCACAGA is part of the Catharus ustulatus isolate bCatUst1 chromosome Z, bCatUst1.pri.v2, whole genome shotgun sequence genome and harbors:
- the APH1A gene encoding gamma-secretase subunit APH-1A, giving the protein MTLAVFFGCTFIAFGPAFGLFIFTIARDPLRIIILIAGAFFWLVSLLLSSLIWFIAVKASDPQDERLQKGLLIFGVMFSVLLQEAFRFLYYKLLRKAIEGLVALSEDGCSPISIQQMAYVAGVGFGLMSGAFSMINLLADALGPGTVGIHGDSQLYFLTSAFMTMVLIFLHTFWGILFFHGCEHRRWWEIAAVIIMHLTVSGLSFCNPLYVGSLVPSYLLMAAAAAWAYVLSGGSAQNLRRFLLCLRSGASPQPGS